Proteins encoded in a region of the Ancylobacter sp. SL191 genome:
- a CDS encoding AAA family ATPase: MRIVRDTDSVLEDWRGHALRFEREVGKVVLGQARVIRLITIATFARGHVLLEGDVGVGKTTLLRAVARAIGGAFERIEGTIDLMPADLIYHAHLGEDGRPRIDPGPLLRQGEHLSVFFFNEINRARPQVHSLMLRLMAERSVSAFNREYRFPHVQVFADRNKVEREETFELPAAARDRFLMEVQVGMPAEAEAKRQLIFDPRFHNVDTLLTEVETGVLDPEALETVARAIQSGIRSSPALEAYVLALWDAVRFPETLGLEIDGVDIRRLVQGGASPRGMSYLLRAARVRAWLEGRDMVVPEDLRAVFPEVMAHRIFIDPVYELRRERVVGDLIAGVFARVPAP; the protein is encoded by the coding sequence ATGCGTATCGTTCGCGACACCGACTCCGTGCTGGAGGACTGGCGCGGCCATGCCCTGCGCTTCGAGCGCGAGGTCGGCAAGGTGGTGCTGGGGCAGGCGCGCGTCATCCGCCTCATCACCATCGCCACCTTCGCCCGCGGCCATGTGCTGCTGGAAGGCGATGTCGGCGTCGGCAAGACCACGCTGCTGCGCGCCGTTGCCCGCGCCATTGGCGGCGCCTTCGAGCGCATCGAGGGCACGATCGACCTGATGCCGGCCGATCTCATCTACCACGCCCATCTCGGCGAGGATGGCCGCCCGCGCATCGACCCCGGCCCGCTGCTGCGCCAGGGCGAGCATCTCTCGGTGTTCTTCTTCAACGAGATCAACCGCGCCCGTCCGCAGGTGCATTCGCTGATGCTCCGGTTGATGGCCGAGCGCTCGGTCTCCGCCTTCAACCGCGAATACCGCTTTCCCCATGTCCAGGTCTTCGCCGACCGCAACAAGGTGGAGCGGGAGGAGACCTTCGAGCTGCCCGCCGCCGCCCGCGACCGCTTCCTCATGGAGGTGCAGGTCGGCATGCCCGCCGAGGCCGAAGCCAAGCGCCAGCTCATCTTCGACCCGCGCTTCCACAACGTCGACACGCTGCTCACCGAGGTGGAGACCGGCGTGCTCGACCCGGAGGCGCTGGAAACGGTGGCCCGCGCCATCCAGTCCGGCATCCGCTCCAGCCCGGCGCTGGAGGCCTATGTGCTGGCGCTGTGGGACGCGGTGCGCTTTCCCGAAACGCTGGGGCTGGAGATCGACGGCGTCGACATCCGCCGCCTCGTGCAGGGCGGGGCCAGCCCGCGCGGCATGAGCTACCTCTTGCGCGCCGCCCGCGTGCGCGCCTGGCTGGAAGGCCGCGACATGGTGGTGCCGGAGGATCTGCGCGCCGTGTTTCCCGAGGTCATGGCGCACCGCATCTTCATCGACCCGGTCTATGAGCTGCGCCGCGAGCGGGTGGTCGGCGATCTCATCGCCGGCGTGTTCGCGCGGGTGCCCGCACCGTGA
- a CDS encoding ATP-binding protein, which yields MNAFAPDSSRQGDGATWDRRSLRWQVMMAVVAINLCAALAAMVVTIVNARRATEVEITSSLTIAERFVEETLERLADREGGAASLAQLPLHVSGLRHVRIHIEDAQGRVLDVDPGAHAPAADEDAAESEVPAWFVALVRVAPEGRDMPVVENGAVVGHVRVVGEAADEIAEVWHDTSDLAVLMLAVNIVVLVALYLVLGRLLAPLSTLAGGLNALGEGRFGHRVPVPDVRELALIAERFNALGAALNQARDDNERLNERIIHVQDDERRQIAADLHDELGPCLFGLRANVESIHRLATRAEPELATRLGERTATMAEILDRVQHLNRRLLRKIRPMALGHVPLGTVIGGLIADFERHSPGHRFQMSIEGLAERYPDSVELTVYRCIQEAVTNALRHGGADRIAITLRAAEDGRMLALRVEDDGVGMAPDAEPGFGLIGIGERLSALGGTWRIAPLSPRGTRVEMSVPVRVGAGDEARILAG from the coding sequence ATGAACGCCTTCGCCCCGGATTCGTCCCGGCAGGGCGACGGCGCCACCTGGGACCGGCGCTCGCTGCGCTGGCAGGTGATGATGGCGGTGGTCGCCATCAATCTGTGCGCGGCGCTGGCGGCGATGGTGGTGACCATCGTCAATGCCCGCCGCGCCACGGAGGTGGAGATCACCTCCTCCCTCACCATCGCCGAGCGTTTCGTCGAGGAGACGCTGGAGCGCCTTGCCGACCGCGAGGGCGGCGCCGCCTCGCTGGCGCAGCTGCCGCTGCATGTGAGCGGGCTGCGCCATGTGCGCATCCATATCGAGGACGCGCAGGGCCGCGTGCTCGATGTCGACCCCGGCGCTCACGCGCCCGCGGCGGACGAGGACGCGGCCGAAAGCGAGGTTCCCGCCTGGTTCGTCGCGCTGGTGCGGGTGGCGCCCGAGGGGCGCGACATGCCGGTGGTGGAGAATGGCGCGGTGGTCGGCCATGTGCGCGTGGTCGGCGAGGCCGCCGACGAGATCGCCGAGGTCTGGCATGATACTTCCGACCTCGCCGTGCTTATGCTGGCGGTGAACATCGTCGTGCTGGTCGCGCTCTATCTCGTGCTCGGCCGGCTGCTGGCGCCGCTCAGCACGCTGGCGGGCGGGTTGAATGCGCTGGGCGAGGGGCGGTTCGGCCATCGCGTGCCGGTGCCGGATGTGCGCGAACTGGCGCTGATCGCCGAGCGGTTCAACGCGCTGGGCGCGGCGCTCAATCAGGCCCGCGACGACAATGAGCGGCTCAATGAGCGCATCATCCATGTGCAGGATGATGAGCGCCGGCAGATCGCGGCCGATCTGCATGACGAGCTCGGGCCCTGCCTGTTCGGCCTGCGGGCCAATGTCGAATCGATCCACCGGCTGGCCACCCGCGCCGAGCCGGAGCTGGCGACGCGGCTCGGCGAGCGCACGGCGACCATGGCGGAGATCCTCGACCGGGTGCAGCATCTCAACCGCCGCCTGCTGCGCAAGATCCGGCCGATGGCGCTCGGCCATGTGCCACTCGGCACGGTGATCGGCGGGTTGATCGCCGACTTTGAACGCCACTCGCCGGGGCATCGCTTCCAAATGTCCATCGAGGGCCTGGCGGAGCGCTATCCCGACAGCGTGGAACTGACGGTCTATCGTTGCATCCAGGAGGCGGTGACCAACGCGCTGCGCCATGGCGGTGCCGACAGGATTGCGATCACGCTGCGCGCGGCCGAGGATGGCCGCATGCTGGCGCTGCGGGTCGAGGATGACGGAGTCGGCATGGCGCCGGATGCCGAGCCCGGCTTCGGGCTGATCGGCATTGGCGAGCGCCTGAGCGCGCTGGGTGGCACCTGGCGCATCGCGCCGCTGTCGCCGCGCGGCACGCGGGTGGAAATGAGCGTTCCGGTGCGCGTGGGCGCCGGCGACGAAGCAAGGATTCTGGCAGGATGA
- the moxJ gene encoding methanol oxidation system protein MoxJ encodes MIAPRRTILSRLSTFAAGAALIGLATAAGAATVAPQTDAKVGTPPATPAAKELRICASNAEAPFSEKDNSGFEDRIALALAQAMGRKPVFVRTEQAGIYLVRDQLDKNNCDVVMGVDVGDERVLATKPYYRTGYVLVTKADRNITATAWDDQQIKDQSRFAVRFYSPAETMLKRIGRFEDNAAYMYSLVNFKSRRNQWTQVPGDRIVTEVASGEADVGIAFAPEVARYVKQSPTALRMTVISNDLDRPNDTPIPMHYDQAIGVRKADTALRDELNAALDTARPQIEAILVEEGIPLLKPNS; translated from the coding sequence ATGATTGCGCCCCGACGCACGATACTAAGCCGGCTTAGCACTTTCGCCGCCGGCGCTGCCCTCATCGGCCTCGCCACCGCCGCGGGTGCCGCCACCGTCGCCCCGCAGACCGACGCCAAGGTCGGCACGCCGCCGGCGACGCCGGCCGCAAAGGAACTGCGCATCTGCGCCTCCAATGCCGAGGCGCCGTTCTCCGAGAAGGACAATTCCGGCTTCGAGGACCGCATCGCCCTGGCGCTGGCGCAGGCCATGGGCCGCAAGCCGGTCTTCGTGCGCACCGAGCAGGCGGGCATCTATCTGGTGCGCGACCAGCTCGACAAGAACAATTGCGACGTCGTCATGGGCGTCGATGTCGGCGACGAGCGCGTGCTCGCCACCAAGCCCTATTACCGCACCGGCTATGTGCTGGTGACCAAGGCGGACCGCAACATCACCGCGACCGCCTGGGATGACCAGCAGATCAAGGACCAGAGCCGGTTCGCCGTGCGCTTCTACTCGCCGGCCGAGACCATGCTGAAGCGCATTGGCCGCTTCGAGGACAATGCCGCCTACATGTATTCGCTGGTCAACTTCAAGTCGCGCCGCAACCAGTGGACGCAGGTGCCCGGCGACCGCATCGTCACCGAGGTGGCGAGCGGGGAGGCCGATGTCGGCATAGCCTTCGCCCCCGAGGTGGCCCGCTACGTCAAGCAGTCGCCCACCGCGCTGCGCATGACGGTGATCTCCAACGATCTCGACCGCCCGAACGACACGCCCATCCCCATGCATTACGATCAGGCGATCGGCGTGCGCAAGGCGGACACGGCGCTGCGCGACGAGCTGAACGCCGCGCTGGATACGGCGCGGCCGCAGATCGAAGCGATCCTCGTCGAGGAAGGCATTCCGCTCCTCAAGCCCAATAGCTGA
- a CDS encoding methanol dehydrogenase [cytochrome c] subunit, which yields MSLIDRSVKFSILAAAAGAFGLAMVVGASAYDGTNCKAPGNCWEPKPGYPAQVQGSKYDPKHDPKELNKQQQSIQAMEQRNAQRVKYFEQTGKFVYDVSKIPTAN from the coding sequence ATGAGCCTCATCGACCGCAGCGTGAAATTCTCCATCCTCGCCGCCGCTGCCGGCGCCTTCGGCCTCGCCATGGTGGTGGGCGCCAGCGCCTATGACGGCACCAACTGCAAGGCGCCCGGCAATTGCTGGGAGCCCAAGCCTGGCTATCCCGCGCAGGTGCAGGGGTCGAAATATGATCCCAAGCACGACCCCAAGGAGCTGAACAAGCAGCAGCAGTCCATCCAGGCGATGGAGCAGCGCAACGCCCAGCGCGTGAAGTATTTCGAGCAGACCGGCAAGTTCGTCTACGACGTGAGCAAGATCCCCACGGCGAACTGA
- a CDS encoding methanol/ethanol family PQQ-dependent dehydrogenase, with protein MSRLHSSVSALTVAAALAATVCLGASAPALANDKLVELSKSTDNWPMTGKNYDANNYSEANQITKQNVKDLKAAWSFSTGVLSGHEGTPLVVDGVMYIHSPFPNTTFAVSLNEPGKILWQHKPKQNPTARAVACCDVVNRGLAYWPGNGKVGPLIIKTQLDGNVVALKADTGEEYWKLENSDIKVGSTLTIAPYVVKDMVLIGSSGAELGVRGYVTAYDIATGQQKYRAYATGPDEEVRLANDFNSANPHYGQKGLGQATWEGEAWKIGGGTNWGWYAYDPGTNLFYYGSGNPAPWNETMRPGDNKWTMTIWGRDADTGMAKFGYQKTPHDEWDYAGVNVMMLSEQQDKTGKMRKLLTHPDRNGIVYTLDRTNGDLVSADKIDDTVNWVKQVDLKTGLPQRDPEFGTRMDHKGRDICPSAMGYHNQGHDSYDPQRKSFFMGINHICMDWEPFMLPYRAGQFFVGATLNMYPGPKGDRQTYEGLGQVKAYDAINNKYKWEVMERFAAWGGTLATGGGVMFYGTLDGFIKARDSDTGELLWKFKLPSGVIGHPMTYTHNGTQYVAIYYGVGGWPGVGLVFDLNDPTAGLGSVGAFKQLQHYTQMGGGVMVFSLDGKGPYDDPKVGEYSTEIIRNGG; from the coding sequence ATGAGCCGACTGCACTCTTCGGTGTCCGCGCTCACCGTCGCCGCCGCTTTGGCGGCCACGGTATGCCTGGGGGCAAGCGCGCCGGCGCTCGCCAACGACAAGCTCGTCGAGCTGTCGAAGAGCACCGACAACTGGCCGATGACCGGCAAGAACTACGACGCCAATAATTACAGCGAAGCGAATCAGATCACCAAGCAGAACGTCAAGGACCTGAAAGCGGCCTGGTCGTTCTCCACCGGCGTCCTCAGCGGCCATGAAGGCACGCCTCTGGTCGTCGACGGGGTGATGTACATTCACTCGCCGTTCCCGAACACGACCTTTGCCGTCTCGCTCAACGAGCCCGGCAAGATCCTGTGGCAGCACAAGCCGAAGCAGAACCCGACGGCCCGCGCCGTTGCCTGCTGCGACGTCGTCAACCGCGGCCTCGCCTACTGGCCGGGCAATGGCAAGGTCGGCCCGCTCATCATCAAGACCCAGCTCGACGGCAATGTCGTCGCGCTGAAGGCCGACACCGGCGAGGAGTACTGGAAGCTCGAGAACTCCGACATCAAGGTCGGCTCGACGCTCACCATCGCCCCCTATGTGGTGAAGGACATGGTGCTGATCGGTTCCTCGGGCGCCGAGCTCGGCGTGCGCGGCTATGTCACCGCCTATGACATCGCCACCGGCCAGCAGAAGTACCGCGCCTACGCCACCGGCCCCGACGAGGAAGTCCGCCTCGCCAACGACTTCAACAGCGCCAACCCGCATTACGGTCAGAAGGGCCTCGGCCAGGCGACCTGGGAAGGCGAGGCGTGGAAGATCGGCGGCGGCACCAACTGGGGCTGGTACGCCTACGATCCCGGCACGAACCTGTTCTATTACGGCTCGGGCAACCCGGCGCCGTGGAACGAGACCATGCGTCCGGGCGACAACAAGTGGACCATGACCATCTGGGGCCGCGATGCCGACACCGGCATGGCCAAGTTCGGTTACCAGAAGACCCCGCATGACGAGTGGGACTATGCCGGCGTCAACGTCATGATGCTCTCCGAGCAGCAGGACAAGACCGGCAAGATGCGCAAGCTGCTGACCCACCCGGACCGCAACGGCATCGTCTACACGCTCGACCGCACCAATGGCGACCTCGTCTCGGCCGACAAGATCGACGACACGGTCAACTGGGTGAAGCAGGTCGACCTGAAGACCGGCCTGCCGCAGCGTGATCCGGAATTCGGCACGCGCATGGACCACAAGGGCCGCGACATCTGCCCGTCGGCCATGGGCTACCACAACCAGGGCCATGACAGCTACGACCCGCAGCGCAAGTCGTTCTTCATGGGCATCAACCACATCTGCATGGACTGGGAGCCCTTCATGCTTCCCTACCGTGCCGGTCAGTTCTTCGTCGGCGCGACGCTGAACATGTATCCGGGGCCGAAGGGCGACCGGCAGACCTATGAGGGCCTGGGCCAGGTGAAGGCCTATGACGCCATCAACAACAAGTACAAGTGGGAAGTGATGGAGCGCTTCGCGGCCTGGGGCGGCACGCTCGCCACCGGCGGCGGCGTGATGTTCTACGGAACGCTGGACGGCTTCATCAAGGCCCGCGACAGCGACACCGGCGAGCTGCTCTGGAAGTTCAAGCTTCCCTCCGGCGTCATCGGCCACCCGATGACCTACACCCATAACGGCACGCAATACGTCGCCATCTATTACGGCGTCGGCGGCTGGCCGGGTGTCGGCCTGGTGTTCGACCTCAACGACCCGACCGCCGGCCTCGGCTCGGTGGGCGCCTTCAAGCAGCTCCAGCACTACACCCAGATGGGTGGCGGCGTGATGGTGTTCTCGCTCGACGGCAAGGGCCCCTATGACGACCCGAAGGTCGGCGAGTACTCGACCGAGATCATCCGCAACGGCGGCTGA
- the moxG gene encoding cytochrome c(L), periplasmic, which yields MRTTSFLKTAAALVTVGTLAWGAHAAIMLTNTVTGAPLELSEAPEEGRDTEAVKTFLATGTNIYNEKAVCLPKAHELFLSMCSGCHGHYAEGKIGPGLNDSYWTYPKNETDQGLFETIFGGAQGQMGPMYGALNMNEMLLVMAWVRHVYKGDPQSATWLTAEQRSTFKPFNENAAHIEPAEELLPQCGGPAG from the coding sequence ATGCGAACGACATCTTTTCTGAAGACGGCAGCGGCGCTTGTTACCGTCGGCACCCTGGCCTGGGGTGCCCATGCCGCCATCATGCTGACCAACACGGTCACCGGTGCTCCCCTCGAGCTTTCCGAAGCTCCCGAGGAAGGCCGCGACACCGAGGCGGTCAAGACGTTCCTCGCAACCGGCACCAACATCTACAACGAGAAAGCGGTCTGCCTGCCCAAGGCGCATGAGCTGTTCCTGTCCATGTGCTCGGGCTGCCATGGCCATTATGCCGAGGGCAAGATCGGGCCGGGGCTGAACGACAGCTACTGGACCTACCCGAAGAACGAGACCGACCAGGGCCTGTTCGAGACCATTTTCGGCGGCGCACAGGGCCAGATGGGTCCGATGTATGGCGCGCTGAACATGAACGAGATGCTGCTCGTCATGGCCTGGGTCCGGCATGTCTACAAGGGCGACCCGCAGAGCGCGACCTGGCTGACCGCCGAGCAGCGCAGCACGTTCAAGCCCTTCAACGAGAACGCCGCGCACATCGAGCCAGCCGAAGAGCTGCTTCCCCAGTGCGGCGGACCGGCGGGATAA
- a CDS encoding response regulator transcription factor → MTCVLVIDDHPIVLQGCRRLLEDAGVERVLEASSVLSGYRLFRREKPDVVIIDLALHGNGLSGLLLVQRLRSQNPRTPILVFSMHGDPVIVSRALEAGATGYVLKDTSSGALLEAFEKVRRGQPYMSHDLAMQIALLGTRREAPLADITPRELQTLSLLAEGKDYSHIADELGISYKTVANTCSQLKVKLGASSLPELVRSSIQYLSASPYAGAPRRAS, encoded by the coding sequence ATGACGTGCGTTCTGGTGATCGACGACCACCCCATTGTGCTGCAGGGCTGCCGGCGGCTGCTGGAGGATGCGGGCGTCGAGCGCGTGCTGGAGGCGAGCTCGGTGCTGAGCGGCTACCGGCTGTTCCGCCGCGAGAAGCCCGATGTGGTCATCATCGACCTCGCTCTGCACGGCAATGGCCTGTCGGGCCTGCTGCTGGTCCAGCGCCTGCGTTCGCAGAATCCGCGCACGCCCATCCTCGTCTTCTCCATGCATGGCGACCCGGTGATCGTCAGCCGGGCGCTGGAGGCGGGCGCCACCGGCTATGTGCTGAAGGACACCTCGTCCGGCGCGCTGCTGGAGGCGTTTGAGAAGGTGCGGCGCGGCCAGCCCTATATGAGCCACGACCTCGCCATGCAGATCGCCCTGCTCGGCACGCGCCGGGAGGCGCCGCTCGCCGACATCACGCCGCGCGAATTGCAGACGCTGTCGCTGCTGGCCGAAGGCAAGGATTACAGCCACATCGCCGACGAGCTGGGCATCAGCTACAAGACGGTGGCCAATACCTGCTCGCAGCTCAAGGTGAAGCTCGGCGCGTCGAGCCTGCCGGAGCTGGTGCGCTCATCCATCCAGTATCTCTCCGCCTCGCCCTATGCCGGGGCGCCGCGCCGCGCCAGCTGA